The following are from one region of the Sandaracinus amylolyticus genome:
- a CDS encoding DUF58 domain-containing protein — MVPTPRLLVVLLAIAPLAILPLALEPAWIALAIAWVAVAVAVGIDLALLASARLDIALQRPASAGVGRTVRAKAAIDLRAAAPLHGTLRAIADAPLTASAPIAVRIPRGASELPIDLHADSRGTGTLREIWLRLSGPLGLVARIEKADRGAGPIAVVPDVEHVDRTTMAVLGAQPMLSGLKREKWTGEGGEFESLQQYTLGMDLGSVDWKASARHQQLRVRRFHVERRQRIVVCLDVGRAMRDPIADTAPSESKRGWGPARSVWGGGTRSGSAGRGEGSSKTPPENARDPIQGLERLDHGVHTALVLAKAALRAGDLVGMHGYGGEPRAWVPPRSGVGQFARLRQAAAALRAETDETNHVLGLHDLLRRLSRRTMVVVFTEFSDATTAELMLDALGQLARKHVIVFVALDDPLLEEPLSTLPSDASDLAAAVVASNLAQRRHLVLARLPRLGVHVVHSRPGAVAADLVERYVNIKARGLIG; from the coding sequence GTGGTCCCGACCCCGCGTCTCCTCGTCGTCCTGCTCGCGATCGCGCCGCTCGCGATCCTGCCGCTCGCGCTCGAGCCAGCGTGGATCGCGCTCGCGATCGCTTGGGTCGCGGTCGCCGTCGCGGTCGGCATCGATCTCGCGTTGCTCGCGAGCGCGCGCCTCGACATCGCGCTGCAGCGCCCCGCGAGCGCCGGGGTGGGGCGCACGGTGCGCGCGAAGGCGGCGATCGATCTGCGCGCCGCCGCGCCCCTGCACGGAACGCTGCGCGCGATCGCCGACGCGCCGCTCACCGCGAGCGCGCCGATCGCGGTGCGCATCCCGCGCGGCGCATCCGAGCTGCCGATCGATCTGCACGCCGACTCGCGCGGCACCGGCACCCTGCGCGAGATCTGGCTGCGCCTCAGCGGGCCGCTCGGGCTCGTCGCGCGCATCGAGAAGGCGGATCGCGGCGCGGGCCCGATCGCGGTGGTGCCCGACGTCGAGCACGTCGATCGCACGACGATGGCGGTGCTCGGCGCGCAGCCGATGCTCTCGGGCCTCAAGCGCGAGAAGTGGACGGGCGAGGGCGGCGAGTTCGAGTCGCTCCAGCAGTACACGCTCGGCATGGACCTCGGCTCGGTCGACTGGAAGGCCTCGGCGCGCCACCAGCAGCTGCGCGTGCGTCGCTTCCACGTCGAGCGCCGCCAGCGCATCGTCGTGTGCCTCGACGTCGGCCGCGCGATGCGCGATCCGATCGCCGACACGGCGCCGAGCGAGAGCAAGCGGGGGTGGGGCCCCGCGCGCAGCGTTTGGGGAGGGGGGACCCGATCCGGCTCTGCCGGTCGGGGGGAGGGGTCTTCCAAGACCCCTCCGGAAAACGCGCGCGATCCCATTCAAGGCCTCGAGCGTCTCGATCACGGCGTGCACACCGCGCTCGTGCTCGCGAAGGCGGCGCTGCGCGCCGGTGATCTCGTCGGCATGCACGGCTACGGCGGCGAGCCGCGCGCGTGGGTCCCGCCGCGCTCGGGCGTCGGTCAGTTCGCGCGGCTGCGACAAGCGGCGGCCGCGCTGCGCGCCGAGACCGACGAGACGAACCACGTGCTCGGTCTGCACGATCTGCTGCGCCGGCTCAGCCGCCGCACGATGGTCGTCGTCTTCACCGAGTTCTCGGACGCGACGACCGCCGAGCTGATGCTCGACGCGCTCGGTCAGCTCGCGCGCAAGCACGTGATCGTGTTCGTCGCGCTCGACGATCCGCTGCTCGAGGAGCCGCTCTCGACGCTGCCCTCGGACGCGTCGGATCTCGCGGCCGCGGTGGTCGCGTCGAACCTCGCGCAGCGCCGCCACCTCGTCCTCGCGCGCCTGCCGCGCCTCGGCGTGCACGTCGTGCACTCGCGCCCCGGTGCGGTCGCCGCGGATCTCGTCGAGCGATACGTGAACATCAAAGCGCGAGGGCTCATCGGATGA
- a CDS encoding HdeD family acid-resistance protein, whose amino-acid sequence MTTNRSFSYGWAAGVAMGVLMILGGIFCIGASLATGLVTVVLTGVLLVAGGVAEIIAGFRLRRHGSMWLPFLGGALSIVVGIAIVSRPFTGLATATLLIASFMVAAGLVRGIAAIADRYPSWGWDALYGVVAILLGVYLLASWPVSALWLVGTLVGVELVSRGIAWIVGSLAMRRIVREGERRVVEGAATPA is encoded by the coding sequence ATGACCACGAATCGTTCGTTCTCGTACGGCTGGGCCGCCGGCGTCGCGATGGGCGTCCTGATGATCCTCGGTGGGATCTTCTGCATCGGCGCGAGCCTCGCGACCGGGCTCGTCACCGTCGTGCTCACCGGCGTGTTGCTCGTCGCCGGTGGTGTCGCCGAGATCATCGCGGGCTTCCGCCTGCGCCGTCACGGCTCGATGTGGCTGCCTTTCCTGGGCGGCGCGCTCTCGATCGTCGTCGGCATCGCGATCGTCTCGCGCCCCTTCACCGGGCTCGCGACCGCGACGCTGCTGATCGCGTCGTTCATGGTCGCCGCCGGGTTGGTGCGCGGCATCGCGGCGATCGCGGATCGATATCCGAGCTGGGGCTGGGACGCGCTCTACGGCGTCGTCGCGATCCTGCTCGGCGTGTACCTGCTCGCGTCCTGGCCGGTCTCCGCGCTCTGGCTCGTGGGGACGTTGGTCGGCGTCGAGCTCGTCTCGCGCGGCATCGCGTGGATCGTCGGGTCGCTCGCGATGCGTCGCATCGTGCGCGAGGGCGAGCGTCGCGTCGTCGAGGGCGCAGCGACGCCGGCGTGA
- a CDS encoding dickkopf-related protein encodes MNRSIPIVMWIAMLAGCAAEAPQVEQRELALTREELAEVSWRVDGLVRDPAFEAWLGIAVRIAAIRAVELSRATDAAQEAHAELVSDFPRIQEQYSPGAFYTALALDPALIDRQGALYAALDQRYALSPLSRDLRREVLDRAVTRFSRERRAIDGWIEYELDQIDPEGTEDVSDACILDCQRRFATAAALALQAYIASLAAATIAGPAWPVLVIAATAAYSYALYEANEANEDCIAECEGIPPTDYCEEDSDCADDEYCWTGVLGVGMNECRPKKDEGRTCSRHGQCESGCCRLHVPTNPVSRVCRPSDRC; translated from the coding sequence ATGAACCGTTCGATTCCGATCGTGATGTGGATCGCGATGCTCGCGGGGTGCGCCGCGGAGGCCCCGCAGGTCGAGCAGCGCGAGCTCGCGCTGACGCGAGAGGAGCTCGCCGAGGTGAGCTGGCGCGTCGACGGCCTGGTGCGCGATCCCGCGTTCGAGGCATGGCTCGGCATCGCAGTGCGCATCGCGGCGATCCGCGCGGTCGAGCTCTCGCGCGCGACCGATGCCGCGCAGGAGGCGCACGCCGAGCTCGTCTCGGACTTCCCGCGCATTCAGGAGCAGTACTCGCCCGGTGCGTTCTACACGGCGCTCGCGCTCGACCCGGCGCTGATCGATCGCCAGGGCGCGCTCTACGCGGCGCTCGATCAGCGCTACGCGCTGAGCCCGCTCTCGCGCGACCTGCGGCGCGAGGTGCTCGATCGCGCGGTCACGCGCTTCTCCCGCGAGCGCCGCGCGATCGATGGATGGATCGAGTACGAGCTCGACCAGATCGATCCCGAGGGCACCGAGGACGTCAGTGACGCGTGCATCCTCGACTGCCAACGTCGCTTCGCGACCGCCGCCGCGCTCGCGCTGCAGGCGTACATCGCGTCGCTCGCCGCCGCGACGATCGCGGGCCCGGCGTGGCCGGTGCTCGTGATCGCGGCGACCGCGGCGTATTCGTATGCGCTCTACGAAGCGAACGAGGCGAACGAGGACTGCATCGCCGAGTGCGAAGGAATCCCGCCCACCGATTATTGCGAGGAGGACTCCGATTGTGCCGACGACGAGTACTGCTGGACTGGCGTGCTCGGTGTCGGGATGAACGAGTGCCGTCCGAAGAAGGACGAGGGACGGACCTGCTCCCGACATGGTCAGTGCGAGAGTGGCTGTTGTCGTCTTCACGTCCCGACGAACCCGGTCAGTCGGGTATGTCGGCCCTCGGATCGCTGCTGA
- a CDS encoding RDD family protein — protein sequence MSERSVRLLAPEGTEIGLTLASVPERAIAYVLDVVFSQLLLIVFLIVGFLAAAITASEHVLALIVLGMFVIRHGYFLFFETRFQGSTPGKRLLRLRVVSRDGAQLGLDAIVARNVMRDLEVMLPIVLLVAPEAAIGRAPGWLAYPAVAWLMLVALLPVLTRERTRAGDLVAGTVVVRVPKSELLRDEARGTRATRLRFTREQLAVYGEHELETLAQLLRSAEAGKADDDDLRVVATTIARRIGFEGTEPQRTPGTFLRAFYRDQRTELERNLVLGRRIADKHERKNAPGRRD from the coding sequence ATGAGCGAGCGCAGCGTCCGCCTGCTCGCGCCCGAGGGCACCGAGATCGGCCTGACGCTCGCGAGCGTCCCCGAGCGCGCGATCGCGTACGTGCTCGACGTCGTGTTCTCGCAGCTGCTGCTGATCGTGTTCCTGATCGTCGGGTTCCTCGCGGCGGCGATCACGGCGAGCGAGCACGTGCTCGCGCTGATCGTGCTCGGCATGTTCGTGATCCGGCACGGGTACTTCCTGTTCTTCGAGACGCGCTTCCAGGGCTCGACCCCGGGCAAGCGACTCCTGCGCCTGCGCGTGGTCTCGCGCGACGGCGCGCAGCTCGGGCTCGACGCGATCGTCGCGCGCAACGTGATGCGCGACCTCGAGGTGATGCTGCCGATCGTGCTGCTCGTGGCGCCCGAGGCGGCGATCGGCCGGGCGCCGGGGTGGCTCGCGTATCCCGCGGTCGCGTGGTTGATGCTGGTCGCGCTCCTGCCGGTGCTCACCCGCGAGCGCACCCGCGCCGGGGATCTGGTGGCGGGCACGGTGGTGGTGCGGGTGCCGAAGAGCGAGCTGCTGCGCGACGAGGCGCGAGGCACCCGGGCCACCCGGCTGCGCTTCACGCGCGAGCAGCTCGCGGTCTACGGCGAGCACGAGCTCGAGACCCTCGCGCAGCTGCTGCGCTCGGCCGAGGCGGGCAAGGCGGACGACGACGACCTCCGGGTGGTGGCGACGACGATCGCGCGCCGCATCGGGTTCGAAGGCACCGAGCCCCAGCGCACTCCGGGCACGTTCCTGCGGGCGTTCTACCGGGATCAGCGCACCGAGCTCGAGCGCAACCTGGTGCTCGGCCGTCGCATCGCGGACAAACACGAGCGCAAGAACGCACCCGGACGCCGAGACTGA
- a CDS encoding DUF4129 domain-containing protein produces MRAHAMVIAAGASMMLALAVVPAAAQDEDPAAVAARVREQGGYPPDVRVLVPDHEAGSDVDGAEGAGRGPRGETIDGERESPDPGPQVELPFVRRILEWLASVLASLSGPLGYVVLALGLAVLALVIVFFVASLRFRAPRIEASARYEGTGEGAIDPLLVGTGESADALAAQGRWREAIHALFLDTLARVGGAEGRHRSRTARELVRAIDAGRTGRAELESLLDLTELVWFGARDADEDHFQQARALAEAAPRGAVIEEEDAS; encoded by the coding sequence ATGCGCGCCCACGCCATGGTGATCGCTGCGGGCGCGAGCATGATGCTCGCGCTCGCAGTCGTTCCCGCGGCGGCACAGGACGAAGATCCGGCGGCGGTCGCGGCGCGGGTGCGCGAGCAGGGCGGATATCCGCCCGACGTCAGGGTGCTGGTGCCCGACCACGAAGCGGGCAGCGACGTCGACGGCGCCGAGGGCGCGGGACGTGGGCCGCGCGGCGAGACGATCGACGGCGAGCGCGAGTCGCCCGATCCCGGGCCGCAGGTCGAGCTGCCCTTCGTGCGGCGGATCCTCGAGTGGCTCGCGAGCGTGCTCGCGTCGCTCTCGGGTCCGCTCGGGTACGTGGTCCTCGCGCTCGGCCTCGCGGTGCTCGCGCTGGTGATCGTGTTCTTCGTCGCGAGCCTGCGCTTCCGCGCGCCGCGCATCGAGGCGAGCGCGCGCTACGAGGGCACGGGCGAGGGCGCGATCGATCCGCTGCTCGTCGGCACCGGTGAGAGCGCGGACGCGCTCGCGGCGCAGGGCCGATGGCGCGAGGCGATCCACGCGCTCTTCCTCGACACGCTGGCGCGGGTCGGCGGTGCGGAGGGACGTCATCGATCGCGCACCGCGCGCGAGCTGGTGCGCGCGATCGACGCGGGTCGTACCGGGCGTGCGGAGCTCGAGTCGCTGCTCGATCTGACCGAGCTCGTGTGGTTCGGCGCGCGCGATGCCGACGAGGATCACTTCCAGCAGGCGCGCGCGCTCGCCGAGGCCGCGCCGCGCGGCGCGGTCATCGAAGAGGAGGACGCGTCGTGA
- a CDS encoding AAA family ATPase: MTPDVVRHHLRALSEQIGRVVYGAEEHTRLAFVAIAVRGHVLLEGVPGTGKTLFAQCLSRALGLPMRRLQCTPDLMPGDVLGANVFDFRTQTFHLTQGPVFTEVLLADEINRTPPKTQSALLEAMQERSVTIDGTTHSLSDRFTVIATQNPVEQEGTYPLPEAQLDRFLFKLDVGYPAFEQELRAVLTHGGQAGMPPIDSLGIEPVMDPQQIDQLRTMPGRVHLDPKIGEYVVGLARATRQHPALAVGLSPRAATMLAAAARAAALCAGRDFVVPDDVKSLFVPLAHHRVVITPSAEMEGVRVETALAEILAQIAPPR, encoded by the coding sequence ATGACCCCGGACGTGGTGCGGCATCACCTGCGCGCGCTGAGCGAGCAGATCGGGCGCGTGGTGTACGGCGCGGAGGAGCACACGCGCCTCGCGTTCGTCGCGATCGCGGTGCGCGGGCACGTGCTGCTCGAGGGCGTGCCGGGCACCGGCAAGACGCTCTTCGCGCAGTGCCTCAGCCGCGCGCTCGGCCTTCCGATGCGGCGCCTGCAGTGCACGCCCGATCTGATGCCCGGCGACGTGCTCGGCGCGAACGTCTTCGACTTCCGCACCCAGACGTTCCACCTGACGCAGGGCCCGGTGTTCACCGAGGTCCTGCTCGCCGACGAGATCAACCGCACGCCGCCGAAGACCCAGAGCGCGCTGCTCGAGGCGATGCAGGAGCGCAGCGTCACGATCGACGGCACGACGCACTCGCTCTCCGATCGCTTCACCGTGATCGCGACCCAGAACCCGGTGGAGCAGGAGGGCACGTACCCGCTCCCCGAGGCCCAGCTCGATCGCTTCTTGTTCAAGCTCGACGTGGGCTATCCCGCGTTCGAGCAGGAGCTGCGCGCGGTGCTCACGCACGGCGGCCAGGCGGGCATGCCGCCGATCGACTCGCTCGGCATCGAGCCGGTGATGGACCCGCAGCAGATCGATCAGCTGCGCACGATGCCGGGGCGCGTGCACCTCGATCCGAAGATCGGCGAGTACGTGGTCGGGCTCGCGCGCGCGACGCGCCAGCATCCGGCGCTCGCGGTCGGGCTCTCGCCGCGCGCGGCGACGATGCTCGCGGCCGCGGCGCGCGCGGCGGCGCTCTGCGCAGGGCGCGACTTCGTGGTGCCCGACGACGTGAAGAGCCTCTTCGTCCCGCTCGCCCACCATCGCGTGGTGATCACGCCGAGCGCGGAGATGGAGGGCGTGCGCGTCGAGACCGCGCTCGCCGAGATCCTCGCGCAGATCGCGCCCCCGAGGTGA
- a CDS encoding stage II sporulation protein M → MTDRVSDPMRVEPRSVRFRAEREAEWSELEQMLDRALSSGLRGLSEDELHRLPMLYRSAVSSLNVARKTALDRALVNYLESLVGRAYLAVYTSRRPERGPLRRFFFERFPAAVRSMSRELALSTTIFLLGLLVAYAMVRVDAEWYFAFVDPGLASGRSPGASTEFLREGLYAPQHDGLSIFATSLFSHNAGIGLLAFALGFAAGVPTALLVFTNGLMLGGFLALYDERGLLIPLLGWLLPHGVPEIGAILLCGGAGLALGRSVLAPGARSVRDALVDAGRRGAVVAAGSVVLFLIAGFVEGVFRQVVTHDLLRFALALFNAAWLSAWIVLGGRALVRRRS, encoded by the coding sequence ATGACCGATCGCGTCTCCGATCCGATGCGCGTCGAGCCGCGCTCGGTGCGCTTCCGCGCCGAGCGCGAGGCCGAGTGGAGCGAGCTCGAGCAGATGCTCGATCGTGCGCTCTCGAGCGGCCTGCGCGGCCTCAGCGAGGACGAGCTGCATCGCCTCCCGATGCTCTACCGCAGCGCGGTCTCGTCGCTGAACGTCGCGCGCAAGACCGCGCTCGATCGCGCGCTGGTCAACTACCTCGAGTCGCTCGTCGGTCGCGCGTACCTCGCGGTCTACACGTCGCGTCGTCCCGAGCGCGGCCCGCTGCGGCGCTTCTTCTTCGAGCGCTTCCCCGCGGCCGTGCGCTCGATGTCGCGCGAGCTCGCGCTCTCCACCACGATCTTCCTGCTCGGCCTGCTCGTCGCGTACGCGATGGTGCGCGTCGATGCCGAGTGGTACTTCGCGTTCGTCGACCCCGGGCTCGCGAGCGGTCGCTCGCCCGGCGCGAGCACCGAGTTCCTGCGCGAGGGGCTCTACGCGCCGCAGCACGACGGGCTCTCGATCTTCGCGACGTCGCTCTTCAGCCACAACGCGGGCATCGGGCTGCTCGCGTTCGCGCTCGGGTTCGCGGCGGGCGTGCCCACCGCGCTGCTGGTGTTCACCAACGGGCTGATGCTCGGAGGCTTCCTCGCGCTCTACGACGAGCGCGGGCTCCTGATCCCATTGCTCGGTTGGCTCCTCCCTCACGGCGTTCCGGAGATCGGCGCGATCCTCCTGTGTGGTGGCGCGGGGCTCGCGCTCGGTCGCAGCGTGCTCGCGCCGGGCGCGCGCAGCGTGCGCGATGCGCTGGTCGACGCGGGGCGACGCGGCGCGGTGGTCGCGGCGGGCTCTGTCGTGCTCTTCCTGATCGCAGGGTTCGTCGAGGGCGTGTTCCGTCAGGTCGTCACCCACGACCTGCTGCGCTTCGCGCTCGCGCTCTTCAACGCCGCGTGGCTGAGCGCGTGGATCGTGCTCGGCGGTCGCGCCCTCGTGAGGCGGCGATCATGA
- a CDS encoding DUF4215 domain-containing protein — translation MRLVCASVVSFSFVCLAACDPDDPARPTPDSGAPLGTLDAGPVRDASTPPPRDALPRADAGDLCGDGMRGITEACDDGDTDPADGCSETCTVEEGFRCPPAGGACRAIVCGDRRVEAPERCDDGDDDAGDGCDATCQVEAGWECTIPGLECQAARCGDGIIAGFEQCDDGDAASPGCSAECRLEPGYHCPTPGAACVATTCGDGLRQGVEQCDDGNVRAYDGCDNECRNEPSCMGGTCTAVCGDGVILPGTAEECDDGNTQDGDGCSATCDEEAGFECSLVEQPLPPSIRLPVVHRDFRGGDQAGSPTHPDFNTRGGEGITFDMVTDTLDGERRPVFSGLVVGGAGALSTESFHDWYRDSARNMPVLSTLELTRVGTTDQYEFSSTAFFPLDALGWDSPTSTAPETYMEDHNYGFTTEIRYWFQYQGDERLDFRGDDDVWVFVDGHLCLDVGGLHPAVGAVMDFANPANAGDARQTAIVTECRDRLRVGGVYEVIVFHAERRCCASNFRLTLSGFVTRESDCDWTCGDGIVTRFELCDDGPGMNTGEYGRCGADCRSRGPYCGDGEVASGVEQCDEGPDNDGRYGGCNPDCTAGPRCGDGVRQGTEECDAGEENGATSSACDAECRLTLL, via the coding sequence ATGCGGTTGGTCTGCGCATCTGTCGTCTCGTTCTCGTTCGTGTGTCTCGCCGCGTGTGATCCCGACGATCCAGCGCGGCCCACACCCGATTCCGGCGCACCGCTCGGCACCCTCGATGCGGGCCCGGTCCGCGACGCGAGCACACCCCCGCCGCGCGACGCACTGCCGCGCGCCGACGCCGGGGACCTGTGCGGCGACGGAATGCGCGGGATCACCGAGGCCTGCGACGACGGAGACACCGATCCCGCCGACGGCTGCTCGGAGACCTGCACCGTCGAAGAGGGATTCCGCTGTCCTCCCGCCGGCGGCGCGTGCCGCGCGATCGTGTGCGGAGACCGCAGGGTGGAGGCGCCCGAGCGCTGCGACGACGGTGACGACGACGCCGGCGACGGATGTGACGCGACCTGTCAGGTCGAGGCAGGGTGGGAGTGCACGATTCCCGGCCTCGAGTGTCAGGCCGCGCGCTGCGGTGATGGAATCATCGCGGGATTCGAGCAGTGCGACGATGGCGACGCGGCGAGCCCGGGCTGCAGCGCGGAGTGCCGTCTCGAGCCCGGATATCACTGCCCCACGCCGGGCGCGGCGTGTGTCGCGACGACCTGCGGCGACGGACTGCGCCAGGGCGTCGAGCAGTGCGACGACGGCAATGTCCGTGCTTACGACGGCTGCGACAACGAGTGTCGCAACGAGCCCTCGTGCATGGGCGGCACCTGCACCGCAGTGTGCGGCGACGGCGTCATCCTGCCGGGCACCGCCGAGGAGTGCGACGACGGCAACACGCAGGACGGAGACGGCTGCTCCGCGACCTGCGACGAAGAGGCCGGATTCGAGTGCTCGCTCGTCGAGCAGCCGCTGCCGCCCTCGATTCGACTGCCGGTCGTCCATCGCGACTTCCGCGGCGGCGATCAGGCAGGCAGTCCGACCCACCCCGACTTCAACACGCGCGGGGGTGAGGGAATCACGTTCGACATGGTCACCGACACGCTCGACGGTGAGCGGCGACCGGTGTTCAGCGGTCTCGTGGTCGGCGGCGCGGGCGCGCTCTCCACGGAGTCGTTCCACGACTGGTATCGAGACAGCGCGCGCAACATGCCGGTGCTCTCGACCCTCGAGCTGACGCGCGTCGGCACGACCGATCAGTACGAATTCTCGAGCACCGCGTTCTTCCCGCTCGACGCGCTGGGCTGGGACTCGCCGACCTCGACCGCGCCCGAGACGTACATGGAGGACCACAACTACGGGTTCACCACCGAGATCCGATATTGGTTCCAGTACCAAGGTGACGAGCGCCTCGACTTCCGCGGTGACGACGATGTGTGGGTGTTCGTCGACGGACATCTCTGCCTCGACGTCGGCGGTCTGCACCCCGCGGTCGGCGCGGTGATGGACTTCGCGAACCCCGCCAACGCGGGAGACGCGCGACAGACCGCGATCGTCACCGAGTGCCGCGATCGACTGCGGGTCGGCGGGGTGTACGAAGTGATCGTGTTCCACGCGGAGCGTCGTTGTTGCGCGTCGAATTTCCGACTGACGCTCTCCGGGTTCGTCACCCGCGAGTCGGACTGCGACTGGACCTGTGGCGACGGAATCGTGACCCGGTTCGAGCTGTGCGACGACGGGCCGGGGATGAACACGGGCGAGTACGGTCGCTGCGGGGCGGATTGCCGCAGTCGTGGCCCGTATTGCGGCGACGGCGAGGTCGCGAGCGGTGTCGAACAGTGCGACGAGGGTCCCGACAACGACGGTCGATACGGCGGGTGCAACCCCGACTGCACGGCCGGACCGCGGTGCGGCGACGGAGTCCGGCAGGGCACCGAGGAGTGCGACGCAGGCGAGGAGAACGGCGCGACCTCGAGCGCCTGTGACGCGGAGTGCCGACTGACGCTCCTCTGA
- a CDS encoding lipase family protein: MTTRRVSLALSLSLLLAACGDDDGPATMPDASAPPPDAATFPACPALAPIVAGTAETDAIASAPPRCGASPGAWLRSDRLGEIVSRDTGTTYSPALLRGLAAGVDVTLPRDPEHVVRTETVAYVTQDRGALVESSALIAYPSDLEQRDELPILLVLHGTSGFTAGCGPTGDPDTAALAALFASFGWIAVAPDYLGLESAGAPYGALHPYLVGEATAIASLDAARAAARLLADDRGALCASPRMAIFGGSQGGHATLWVDRLAPYYARELTPIGAAATVPTADLVGQAERALASVVPATANFTAMITTQAPWYGAEDALASIFVSPLDADIPAALAASCDPGDALDDPPSLDALFTTTFLDAVASEGAGAVEPVGCWLREGSLTTTSVPRIGPSDPGYGILFVVAADDALIHPPIERAAYDTLCAAGMPLTYLECEGAGHVQGTLWAIPELLEFLDARREGVAFVPQCERGPAVRCMGTPESG, from the coding sequence GTGACGACGCGTCGTGTCTCCCTCGCCCTCTCGCTCTCTCTCCTGCTCGCCGCGTGCGGCGACGACGACGGGCCCGCGACGATGCCCGACGCGTCCGCGCCACCACCCGACGCGGCCACGTTCCCCGCGTGCCCGGCGCTGGCGCCGATCGTCGCGGGCACCGCCGAGACCGACGCGATCGCGAGCGCACCGCCGCGCTGCGGCGCGTCGCCGGGAGCATGGCTGCGCTCCGATCGGCTCGGCGAGATCGTCTCGCGCGACACCGGCACCACGTACAGCCCCGCGCTCCTGCGCGGCCTCGCCGCGGGCGTCGACGTGACCTTGCCGCGCGACCCCGAGCACGTCGTGCGCACCGAGACCGTCGCCTACGTCACCCAGGATCGCGGTGCGCTCGTCGAGTCGTCGGCGCTGATCGCGTATCCGAGTGATCTCGAGCAGCGCGACGAGCTGCCGATCCTCCTCGTGCTGCACGGCACGTCGGGCTTCACCGCGGGCTGCGGGCCCACCGGCGATCCCGACACCGCCGCGCTCGCCGCGCTCTTCGCGAGCTTCGGATGGATCGCGGTCGCGCCCGACTACCTCGGTCTCGAGAGCGCGGGCGCGCCCTACGGAGCGCTGCATCCGTATCTCGTCGGCGAGGCCACCGCGATCGCCTCGCTCGATGCGGCGCGCGCTGCGGCTCGCCTGCTCGCGGACGATCGGGGCGCGCTCTGCGCGTCACCGCGAATGGCGATCTTCGGAGGCTCGCAGGGCGGGCACGCCACGCTCTGGGTCGATCGCCTCGCGCCCTACTACGCGCGCGAGCTCACGCCGATCGGCGCAGCCGCGACGGTGCCGACCGCGGACCTCGTGGGCCAGGCCGAGCGCGCGCTCGCGAGCGTGGTGCCCGCGACCGCGAACTTCACCGCGATGATCACGACCCAAGCGCCGTGGTACGGCGCCGAGGACGCGCTCGCGTCGATCTTCGTGTCGCCGCTCGACGCCGACATCCCCGCGGCGCTCGCGGCCTCGTGCGATCCCGGTGACGCGCTCGACGATCCTCCGTCGCTCGACGCGCTCTTCACCACGACGTTCCTCGACGCGGTCGCGAGCGAAGGCGCCGGCGCAGTCGAGCCCGTCGGGTGCTGGCTGCGCGAGGGCTCGCTCACCACGACGTCGGTTCCGCGTATCGGGCCCAGCGATCCCGGCTACGGAATCCTCTTCGTCGTCGCGGCCGATGACGCGCTCATCCACCCGCCGATCGAGCGCGCCGCGTACGACACGCTCTGCGCCGCGGGAATGCCGCTCACGTACCTCGAGTGCGAGGGCGCGGGGCACGTGCAAGGGACGCTGTGGGCGATCCCCGAGCTGCTCGAGTTCCTCGACGCGCGGCGCGAGGGTGTGGCGTTCGTGCCGCAGTGCGAGCGAGGGCCCGCAGTGCGGTGCATGGGAACGCCGGAAAGCGGCTGA